A stretch of Methanosphaerula palustris E1-9c DNA encodes these proteins:
- a CDS encoding alpha/beta hydrolase family protein encodes MMITSEEIAWNVDGIPVQGTLTRPAGEGLHPGIVFVAGSGPTDRDWCSPLIPGTNGSGRLLAEDLTRAGFMTLRYDKRASGPHGQENARQLVGRISMQSHLDELSGAVDALLADGAMDPARLFVLTNSEGTIHALNYQVQATERRFSGLVLTGAPGRSIGQVARSQILAQVRDLPNGDLMMDQYDAAIAAFEAGESIQPDPSLPEGLRVLLLSLTTPANLPFARELWSTNPSDLITKVKEPILVVIGKKDIQVDWKTDDGPLEQAAFGNGNVEFAYPEEADHVLKHEDRLREMLAAAEVGAHYNSEDRVLDAAALTVITRWIRDRARL; translated from the coding sequence ATGATGATCACATCTGAGGAGATCGCCTGGAACGTGGACGGAATTCCTGTACAGGGCACCCTGACACGGCCGGCGGGTGAGGGCCTTCACCCGGGGATCGTCTTTGTCGCCGGGAGCGGACCGACCGATCGGGACTGGTGTTCACCCTTAATACCGGGAACCAATGGCAGTGGTCGCCTGCTGGCTGAAGACCTCACCCGAGCAGGATTCATGACGTTGCGTTACGATAAACGGGCTTCTGGACCGCATGGACAGGAGAACGCCCGGCAGCTCGTGGGCAGGATCAGCATGCAGAGTCACCTCGACGAGCTGTCAGGTGCGGTCGACGCCCTGCTCGCCGACGGCGCAATGGATCCCGCCCGACTATTCGTGCTGACGAACAGCGAGGGGACCATCCACGCCCTGAACTATCAGGTGCAGGCGACGGAGAGGCGCTTTTCGGGCCTCGTGCTCACCGGCGCACCTGGCCGTTCCATCGGGCAGGTTGCCCGTAGCCAGATACTCGCACAGGTGAGAGACCTGCCAAACGGAGATCTGATGATGGACCAGTACGATGCGGCCATCGCTGCATTCGAGGCCGGCGAGTCGATACAGCCCGATCCATCGCTCCCCGAAGGGCTGCGGGTCCTGCTCCTCAGTCTTACGACTCCTGCAAACCTGCCGTTCGCGCGAGAACTCTGGTCGACCAATCCGTCCGACCTCATCACAAAGGTGAAGGAGCCCATCCTGGTCGTGATCGGCAAGAAAGACATCCAGGTCGACTGGAAGACCGACGATGGCCCGCTGGAGCAGGCGGCCTTTGGGAACGGCAACGTCGAGTTCGCGTACCCGGAGGAGGCCGACCACGTCCTGAAACATGAGGACCGGCTCCGGGAGATGCTCGCGGCCGCCGAGGTCGGGGCACACTACAACAGCGAAGATCGAGTGCTTGACGCTGCGGCTCTAACGGTCATCACACGCTGGATTCGTGACCGTGCCCGGCTATAA
- a CDS encoding sigma-70 RNA polymerase sigma factor region 4 domain-containing protein codes for MDAGSEIRRGLEILLAPGQVFEVRSWTGDRISSGYFDDLTAAEKAIEALDAAGPDGIYLTPNPVLPDLLSRRANRIKGPLAKKDSSTSDADIIGRRWLLIDIDPARPSGVSSSEEEHAAALTRAADIAAALGERGWPAPVAGDSGNGAHLLYRLDLPNDDQVTALVKAALVALDALFSDPFASVDTAVFNASRIWKVYGTVARKGDNTTSRPHRRSRLISVPKTIEIVTREQLAALAITDPGGDTVAPAPSTKGTGRKAGEKIDLAGWLRDHGLGFSDRRPYQGGDLYRLDTCPFSSAHTDGAFAIQFASGAVYAGCHHASCGGGSQRWPELREMFEGPKRIPAGLANHDEKEVEWRKKKAEAREAAAGRDDSEPVEADAADEVILAEARQILEHGDPLAYMVDAFNLEHVGDRDLAKCLVLSLASRLIANSKGLHVMTSGDSGKGKSCGYQTMLEQVPAAFKLEGSFSDKSLYYSNDLRPRTVFFIDDKDLSESMQEVLKESTSSFQKPITHRTLSIDRKLQVCTIPQNCVWWIAKVEGTGDDQVLNRVLMVHVNNSAEQDQAVQQAAIERESRDDPPGEPHQVKACRAMWIHLDAAAQNPVVVSLSRFARRIVFSSARDRRNTEIFFDLIRSVTLIRFFQRDREELPDGTIRVYATPDDFRTANDVFNAIQKDSGSQGAKLNPREAGLLDVIDRTGRDEFTVQELARLTNLPDYTIRRAFTGIPGRTSAGLLEKCPACGILDRSVSSPDDTQGSARRNQTVFTFDRGIYAIWDRGCRVHLKPADGEDDVTPLHRHYTNVTQPCVKVTPAPEAADTQNNSLLSSVHKKEENVTQKQESTHPSNNNREITPGGVCAPPECVKVSGQNVESTPVPPNNKTSDGNAESNRTQTGVRFVSSSVNVQNAPPALDLAQVRAGDYSPIADGAIAETCPICSGRLVHYQEKFTAMKSRGGDHPRRLCRSCYTQAKEREQTAVQALPGAIPIDEVKPIASGLLGRCTVCGLQVATYSHVDSGTALCSVCYEKLVREQVEIR; via the coding sequence ATGGACGCCGGCTCTGAGATCCGGCGGGGTCTTGAGATCCTGCTCGCCCCCGGCCAGGTCTTCGAGGTCCGTTCTTGGACCGGCGACCGGATATCCTCCGGCTACTTCGACGACCTGACCGCCGCCGAAAAGGCGATCGAGGCACTGGACGCCGCCGGCCCTGATGGGATCTACCTGACCCCGAATCCGGTCCTGCCCGACCTGCTGAGCAGGCGAGCGAATCGGATTAAGGGGCCGCTCGCAAAGAAGGACAGCAGCACCAGCGACGCCGACATCATCGGCCGGCGCTGGCTGCTCATCGACATCGACCCGGCCCGGCCATCTGGGGTCTCTTCATCCGAGGAAGAGCACGCCGCCGCCCTGACACGAGCCGCAGACATCGCCGCAGCCCTGGGTGAACGGGGATGGCCGGCCCCGGTGGCGGGCGACTCCGGCAATGGTGCTCACCTCCTCTATCGGCTGGACCTCCCGAACGACGATCAGGTAACAGCACTGGTTAAGGCCGCCCTGGTGGCCCTCGATGCGCTCTTCTCCGACCCGTTCGCCTCAGTGGACACGGCCGTCTTCAATGCCTCCCGTATCTGGAAGGTATACGGGACCGTGGCCCGAAAGGGTGACAATACCACGAGCAGACCGCATCGACGGAGCCGGCTGATCTCGGTGCCGAAGACGATCGAGATCGTGACCCGCGAGCAACTCGCCGCCCTGGCGATCACCGACCCCGGAGGGGACACCGTGGCGCCGGCTCCTTCAACGAAGGGCACCGGCCGCAAGGCTGGCGAGAAGATCGACCTGGCCGGCTGGCTCCGGGACCACGGCCTCGGCTTCTCCGATCGCCGGCCCTACCAGGGCGGGGACCTGTACCGGCTCGACACCTGTCCGTTCTCTTCGGCTCACACCGATGGTGCGTTCGCGATCCAGTTCGCGAGCGGGGCCGTCTATGCCGGCTGCCATCATGCCTCCTGTGGCGGCGGGTCGCAGCGGTGGCCTGAACTGCGGGAGATGTTCGAGGGACCTAAGCGGATCCCGGCCGGCCTGGCGAACCATGACGAGAAGGAAGTGGAGTGGCGGAAGAAGAAAGCCGAAGCAAGGGAAGCGGCGGCCGGCCGGGATGACTCCGAACCGGTTGAAGCCGACGCAGCTGATGAAGTGATCCTGGCAGAGGCCCGGCAGATCCTTGAGCACGGCGACCCGCTCGCCTACATGGTCGACGCGTTCAACCTGGAGCACGTCGGCGACAGGGATTTAGCGAAATGTCTGGTATTGTCTCTCGCATCCAGGTTAATCGCAAACTCAAAGGGTCTGCATGTGATGACATCAGGGGACAGTGGAAAGGGGAAGAGCTGCGGATACCAAACAATGTTGGAACAAGTGCCGGCCGCGTTCAAGCTCGAAGGATCGTTTTCTGATAAATCTCTCTACTACAGCAACGATCTCCGCCCACGGACCGTGTTTTTCATCGACGACAAAGATCTTTCAGAATCCATGCAAGAGGTATTGAAGGAATCGACTTCCTCGTTTCAAAAACCGATCACTCACCGCACGCTCTCCATCGATCGAAAACTCCAGGTTTGCACAATCCCACAGAATTGTGTCTGGTGGATCGCGAAGGTGGAAGGGACAGGAGACGACCAGGTTCTCAACCGGGTATTGATGGTCCACGTCAACAACTCAGCCGAACAGGACCAGGCCGTACAGCAGGCCGCCATAGAACGAGAATCACGGGACGACCCACCAGGCGAACCACACCAGGTCAAGGCATGCCGGGCCATGTGGATCCACCTGGACGCCGCTGCTCAAAACCCAGTGGTCGTATCTCTCTCCAGGTTCGCCAGACGGATTGTCTTTTCATCTGCCCGGGATCGGCGGAATACCGAAATTTTCTTCGATCTGATCCGGTCCGTAACCCTGATCCGATTCTTTCAACGGGATCGGGAAGAACTGCCAGACGGAACGATCAGAGTATACGCCACCCCGGACGACTTCAGAACCGCGAACGACGTTTTCAACGCAATTCAAAAAGACTCAGGATCGCAGGGTGCGAAACTCAACCCACGCGAGGCGGGATTGTTAGACGTGATCGACCGGACCGGTCGAGATGAATTTACCGTACAGGAACTCGCAAGACTCACAAACCTTCCAGACTACACAATCAGGCGAGCGTTTACAGGAATCCCTGGAAGGACAAGCGCGGGATTGTTGGAAAAATGCCCGGCCTGCGGGATCCTCGATCGTTCTGTCAGCTCGCCGGACGACACACAGGGATCAGCCCGACGCAATCAAACCGTGTTCACGTTCGACCGTGGGATCTATGCCATATGGGATCGTGGGTGTCGTGTTCACTTGAAACCGGCCGATGGGGAAGATGACGTTACACCGTTACACAGACATTACACAAACGTTACACAACCCTGTGTAAAGGTAACGCCGGCACCAGAGGCGGCGGATACACAAAACAACTCTCTCCTCTCTAGTGTACATAAGAAAGAAGAGAACGTTACACAAAAACAGGAGAGTACCCACCCCAGTAACAATAATCGAGAGATCACACCTGGAGGTGTATGTGCTCCACCAGAATGTGTAAAGGTGTCAGGTCAAAATGTTGAAAGCACACCTGTACCCCCAAATAACAAAACGAGTGACGGAAACGCCGAATCAAACCGTACACAAACAGGTGTACGGTTTGTGTCAAGCAGTGTAAATGTGCAAAACGCCCCACCCGCCCTTGATCTCGCCCAGGTCCGCGCCGGCGATTACTCCCCGATCGCCGATGGTGCGATCGCCGAGACCTGCCCGATCTGCTCCGGCCGGCTGGTGCACTATCAGGAAAAATTCACGGCGATGAAGAGCCGGGGCGGGGACCACCCGCGGCGGCTCTGCCGGTCCTGTTACACCCAGGCGAAGGAGCGAGAGCAGACCGCGGTCCAGGCCCTCCCCGGCGCCATCCCGATCGACGAGGTGAAGCCGATCGCCTCCGGCCTGCTCGGTCGGTGCACGGTCTGCGGGCTGCAGGTCGCGACCTACTCCCATGTCGACAGCGGGACCGCGCTCTGCTCGGTCTGTTATGAGAAACTGGTGAGGGAGCAGGTGGAGATCCGGTAG